The window AGGGTGGAGAGCAATCCTGTGGGACCTGCTCTCAGTCCCTGTCATCTTCTTCCAGATCCTGTCCCACCAGCATCTACAACAGCACATCCAGCGTGCGGCTTGCCCTGGCCTCCCCCCCGGCTGAGAaggagcagcccccaggcccAGGAGAGCGCAGCGTCTACAAGTAAGGAACCAGGAGGGGCTGGGTGCATGGAGGTccctcagagcagcaggatgggctCCCAGGAGCATGAGGTGTGACCATGCCAGGGCACactctgcctttccctggggGGAAACAGTCTTGGGGGGCACTGGAGCTGGAGGGATGTATGATGGGCAGCAGGTATCAAAGGGTCCAGCCAGGAGCTCCAAGGAATCCTTCGGGcatgcacagctctgctccagttCCTCCTCATTCTCCTCTCTGCCCACGCTTGCCCTCTCCTCTGCCCactctttctgtctttccttttgcAGGCTGCACCAAACTGCCCCTGTCTGGTAAGTGCCTGGGCTCTGTATGTGTGTGCTCCCTCCCAGCatgatcatagaatcataggatcctggaatagtttgggtAGAAGGAGACCTTAAAAACCATCTAATTCCAATGCTTCATTAGACAACGTTGCTCAAagcatccagcctggtcttacAGGGGTgagacatccacagcttctctgggcaacccatgccagtgtctcaccaccctcacagggaaaaattacttcctaatatccaatttaaacctactctctttcagctTAATGTCCTATTAATTCTCCCTTGCCCTATCCTAAGATGCTCTGGGGCATACAGGCACTTGCACTTATCTTGCTGCCCCCATCCCTTGCCTCTCCATTCCTACCTGTGGGACCCCAACCCGCTCCCCATCACCCCACAGGATCTGACACCCTCTGATCCCTGCTTTGGGGTGAGGTGTCCTTGCTGGGGAtggcacagcctgctccaggtgTCCCTACTTGGTGTAGGAGATGATGTCCCATCTCTCCAGCACCCAATGCCACATGGTGCCTGGGCAGGAAGGGGCTCGCCAGGGCTCTTCTGGCTCCCTGTGAACCCTGGGACCATGGAGCAAAGGTTCCATGCTGGAGGGCTGCCAGGTGGGTGTGTACATGACACATGAGCCCCGAGGGGCTGCCAGCGGTGGGGGCTAACCCCTGTTTTCCCTCAGGCGGGAGGATGCCCCCTCCTTGCATGGGGACAAGCCTATTTTGAAGAAGTTTGAGTAAGTAGAGGCATGCGTGTGTCTCCAGGCATGCGCTTCCTTGGACTGGTACCCAGCTGGAGGTGTCCAGGCTCCGGCCACACAGAGCATGAGGAGCAGGAGCATGCCCTCAAGTCTCTACCTTGGTGCCCTCCTGGGTTTTGCAGCTTTTGGATGAGGGTTGCAGTGAGCTCCAGGTCTGTTGGGACCAACTAGTGATAGCAGCACCCTGTTGGCACAGCCATGGGGCCATCacctctctctgcagagctcagaggaGGTTGAATCCTTTGTGTCCCTGATGCAGTGTGGCTAGTGCAGGGGGTTTCTGTGCTGTAGGACTGGCTGTGCAGTGTGGCATGGCATGGTTTGCTGGTTGTCCCTGTTGTCCCCTTCCCTGCTTTGCTCCCAGCCAATAACCCCCCCCGTCTTGTAGAGCTCGCTTTTTGGAGaacctggctgcagcccagaAGGAGAAGATCTCTTCCATGGCCAAGGGACGGCTTGATGTCCTCAGCGATACTACACTGGAGCATCCTACTGCTCTTGCATGGGAAAGAGACCATGGCACCTCTGATTCCGGGATGGAGCCACCCAACATAAGTAGGTCCTGCCAGGGTGTGTGTTCTCAGCTCATCTGGGTCCCTGGGGTGGGGATTAGTGGTCCCTTGGTCCCCATCCCATGCCTGTATCTGTGACACACAGAGCACTGGAGGGGCTGGTGGTACCTCCTTGCTCAAAATGCAGGCATCTGAGCACCTCCCACTGCGGAGCAGGACTCCAACTCCACATTGAGGCCAGCACTACTTACCCCCTCCAAGCAGATTGTCCcagcttctccctctctccctgcagggTCTCATTTGGCTCGATCTGACATCActgactcctgcagcaccaTCTCCTCTGACACCAAGTTTATGCTGGACATGCTCTATGCCAAGGGCTCCTCAGAGTCAGGAAGGGAGAAGATGTTCCATGAAATACCTTTATCCTCCCAGATCCAGGGTGAGACAGAGATGGACACCCAGGGAAGtagcagccaggagcaggagagtGCCCGGCACTGTGGCAGGGCTCCAGATGGGCCAGTAGCCAGTGCCCATGCCAAGCTGGTACGTGCCATGTCCAGCATAGATGATGAGACCCACACACAGAAGCTGGAGAACACCGGGATGATGCCCATCAAAAAGGACACAGAGCTGACATGGGAGCGTCTGGAGACCATCCCTGTGCAGCTGAAGATCAAGGACCTGGACTTCACTGATTTGGGGGAAGAAGAAGATTTTGACATCCTGGACACAGGGCCAGTGACCAATGGGTCTTTCCTCCCTCCTGGCATTGAAGCAATGAGTGCTGGAACGTTCATggctcctcctccacctcctgccctccctggtTGCTCACCACCtccacctcctgccctccctgatTGCCCACCACTACCACCtccacctcctgccctccctggctgcccaccaccaccacctccaccTCCTGCAGTCCCCATCTGCCCACCCCCACCAGGGCTGCCAAGTCCCTCAACAACAGATGGTCCCTCCCAGGCTAAGAAGAAGAGGACAGTGAAGCTCTTCTGGAAGGAGCTGAAGCAGCTGGATGGCACTGTGGGGCCTGGCAGGTTTGGCCAGGGGACACTCTGGGCATCCCTACAGAATGTCGAGGTCAATGCTGCCAAACTGGAGCATCTCTTTGAGTCACGGTCAAAGGAAGCACCAACCTCAAAGGTAATGGTGGGTACCCATTGGCCAAGGAGATTTGAGGGGTGGGAGGAAGGCCTAACCTATGTCAAGGATGGGCACCAGAAGCCTGGAGGCTCCATGGGGGTGATTATGGGCAGTGCACAGATTTGATTTGGCTCACTGCCTGGTCTGTATTTGGTTCCCTGTGTTCATAACTTCATGAAACAAAGCCCTTTGCCTGGCTGTCCCCATCCATCCTGTCCTCTTTGCAGAAAGCCATTGATGGGAAGAAGGTAGTGGTGGTGTTGGACCCCAAGAGGAGCAACGCCATCAACATTGGCCTCACCGTGCTGCCGCCCATCCATATAATCAAGACAGCCGTGCTCAACTTTGATGAGTTTGCAGTCAGTAAGGAAGGGATTGAGGTGAGCACAAGAGAAGCAACTTCAGCTCCTCTGAGAGGTCCTCAGCAGGTGATTTCCCCAGGCTGGGAGAAGTCCATGCCGTGATGCCTGGGGTAACACATCCCATGTTGACATAtccctctttccctgctccagaaaATCCTAACCATGGTCCcaactgaagaggaaaaacagaagatCCAGGAGGCCCAGCTGGCCAATCCTGATGTGcctctgggctctgcagagcagttcctgctctccctgtcTTCCATTAGTGACCTCACAGCGAGGCTCCAGCTCTGGGCCTTCAAGCTAGACTATGAGTGCCTGGAGCAGGTACGGAGCCATGTACtccatctcccctctgccctcacACCACTGACACCCCAGCCATACTAAGCACTGAGCCAAGCATGTTTCTGGTGAGGATCAGTCTTATCCAAACATGGGAGATTCCATCCCATGGCTGGAGATGGGCTGCAGGTCCCCAAGGCAAACTTGGGTTGATCAGGAGATGGTTATCCTCATGGGTGAATGCTGAAGCTCCCAAAGGAGAGTGGCCAAGGGATCTCACCTTGGCCGCTCATCTCTCTCTGCTTCTCCTCTCACCCAGGAGATCGCAGAGCCGCTCTTTGATCTGAAGTTAGGCATGGAGCAGCTGGCCAGAAATCACACATTCAAGTGCATCTTGGCCACACTGCTGGCCATGGGCAACTTCTTGAATGGTTcccaggtgaggagcagggtgaggaCCAGAAGGGTCTGTGGCACCCAGAGGGTatgtgaggagctgggaggtgctggtggGGACCCAGTGGATCTGCAGACTGTAGGTCTGCTGGAGTAAGGAGCAGAGTCCCTGCTGAGTCCATTGGTTTTCAGAGCAGAGGCTTTGAGCTCGGATACCTGGAGAAGGTCTCAGAAGTGAAGGACACAGTACACCGGCAGTCCCTGCTCTACCATCTCTGCCAGATGGTGGTAGAGAAGTTCCCAGAAACCACTGACCTCTACTCAGAAATTGCCTCCATCACCCGCTCTGCCAAGGTGAGGCAAGGCAGGTGACACCCGGGCAAGGGGAGGGTATGGTCCTGTGGCTGCCCAGCTCACCAGCATGGCCAAGGACTGACATCTCACTCTTCCAGGTTGACTTTGAAGAGCTGGCCAACAGCCTGGTGCAGCTGGAGCGGAGGTGCAGGGCCTCCTGGCACAACCTGAAGGTGATTGCCAAGCATGAGACTAAGCCAGTGCTGAAGACCAAGCTGACAGAGTTCCTCAAGGATAGCACCCAGCGCATCATCGTCCTGAAGGTGGTGCACAGGCGTGTCCTGAACAGGTTGGTGGCTTGGAGATACAGCAGGAACCTTGCAGTCCTGTTCGTGGCCCTCTGTGACTGATATTCCCATAGATTTCACTCCTTCCTGCTGTACCTGGGGTACCCAGCGAGTGCGGCGCGGGACATGAAGGTGACATCCATCTGCAAACTGCTGCGGGAGTTCGCCTTGGAGTACCGCACCTGCCGGGAGCGcgtcctgcagcagcagaagaaacgTGCCGCCCACCGCGAGCGCAGCAAAACCCGGGGACGGCTCATCACCGAGGTATGGGAACACTCGGCTCAGTGCCACCAGGAGCTGATgctccccgtgtccccagcaccaACCTCTCCTCCCATTGCAGACTGAGAAATTCTCCGGCATTGCCGAGGCAGTTCTGCCACCTGCTGTGGTGTCCAGCAGCCCCAAGGAGCAGATGGAGGCGGGTCATGAGAGCATGAAGATTGTGCTGACCTCCCCCACAGATATCCCTGCCCGCCGCAGCCGAGCCAGCCAGGGTAGGAGCAGGATGGCAGAGGAACTCAAGGTATGCCCAGctggctgggaacagctggtgCCAGCATCTTCATTGTTCCCATGCAGGAACAGGGCATGGCACTCCGACCCAGAGCTCTCCAGCCCAGGAAGATGTTCCCAGCTCACCTGATGATGCTTCAGATGAAATCATGGACCAGCTGGTGAAATCAGTGACTCACAATGCCAACCCCCGACCCTGCCCCAACAAGGAACGCAGAAGGTCCCGTGTGAATAGGAAGTCTTGTAAGTCCCATCCCTATGTCCTTGTGCCCTGTTCCATCTCTGTTCCCATGCTCTGTTCCTCTACTCTGTCCCATCTCCGTGTCCCTATCCCATGTCTGTGTCTCTGCTCAGATGCTTTTTCccatctctgtgtccctgtccccttaCCCTTTCCCATCTCTTTGTCTCTGTTGGCATGCCCTGTCCAATCTCTCTTCCAAGGCTCTGCCCAATCCCCATACTCCCTCTCATCTCTGTCCCTGTTGCTGTCTTCTGTTCCATCTCCTTTTCTCTGTACTCTCTCTGTATGCCTCGTCCCATCTCCCTGTCTCTGGGATCAGTCCCCATGCCTTGTCCTTTGTGTCCTTGCTCCCATGCCTTGTCTGGCTTCTTCCCCGTGGGCCACCCATGACCTGACATGCTGAGCCCACCAGACAGGATGTACCCTGAGACCAGTCCATGCCACTGCACCCCATTAGCCTGGCCCTGTCTGGGCAGGCCCCCAGTGCCTGGGTACTCTGGCACCCAGTGTTGcttgtgctgccagtgccaCACTCTCCTCTTCCCACAGTGCGGCGGACGCTGAAGAGCGGGCTCAGTGATGACCTGGTGCAGGCGCTGGGCCTGGGGCGGGCGCCTGGCATGGAGGTTtgagggggctgaggggactgctgctgctcccccctGCCAGCAGTCCCAGGGCAGGACATGGTGGCAGCCCCTACGGTTACAGGATAGACACACTCTGCACCTTTGGCCTTGCCTCACTTTTCCCTGCTGGCCTCCAGCTCCCGGAGgtgcaggcagcaggatgaTGCCCCAGAGATGCTCCACAACCTGGACGGAGGATGCTCAGCACCCGTGCTTGGAGGCTCGAGGTTCATCTTCTCAACAGTATTAGAAGGGTCAAGGGGCTGGACCCAGACCCCCTCTGGGAACTGGATCTGGCCCACAGCCGCTATGGCAATAAAATGATGTGATATGCTGCCAGCGTCTCTTGTTCCTGTACCTGAGAGGCCAAATTATATGATACTCCCTCCCTGGCCAAGCCAGTATCCCTTCTCCTGCATCTCCAACCCTGCTGCCTGGGCCAAGCACTCAGCCAGCCCTGTGGTTTGTATGCACCATTGTTCCTCTGGGGACAGCACGATCCCCTCTGTACTGGGATGGCTGGGGAACTTTTCCAGAATTGGCAAGGACTTCTGCCAGCCTCAAGGCTGCACGCTCAAGGACAGGACCAGCAGCTCGAGCACAAGGCCACAGCACTGTAAAATTGTCTCACACCTCACCTCTCCTTTACAAACCTCTCCTGGGGGGTTTAGGCAGACCCAGACCTGGTTCAGAGACAGGGTGGTTGTTCCCTTCTAGGAGCAGGTCCAAGGGACAGCAGCCATGTGTCCCCCAGTTGCAAGCCTCAGAAATACTTGTACTTGGCAAAGACGGGCTGCCTGTTCCTGTAAATGCATCAAGGACAACATCCATCTGTCCCCATGGGAGCCTGGGAAATTCTCCTGCCACCTCCTGTCCCAGTGTGGCTCATGCCATACCAGACACAGATTAAACCCCACACTGGGTGCTGACTGTGATGCTCCTCACAGTGGAGCATCTGATGAACCATTTCTGAGCATCACCCTCTGCCAGCTGTGGTGCTTTGGGCACTGTCACCTGTGGTAGAGGCATTTGGGAATGGTGTCATGTCATCCATCATGACAGCTCCACCTCGGCGCTGCCCTGgcgctgcctccagccctgaatcCCGCACAGCAGGTCTCTGGCTTTCaaggaatgaagaaaaactCCACCAGGCAGGACAGCTTTTTCCTCCTGGCTATCTCTGGCCAGGGTTGTTCTCCCATGAGGCTGGAcatgccaggctgctccagcttgCAGTGTGTCCAAGATCTTCCTGAGTGGCCCTGAAAGCAGTAAGATACCACACTGAGAGCTGCAAGTGTCCCAGAAATGCCTCAAGATACAGTCTGGCTTTCCTGCCTTCTGGGTGCTTGACTTGGGGCTGTAAAGACAGGACAAAGAGTTTATGATAGGCAACAATGAGCcacaggaggaaggagaaaggggtGAGAAAGCATCTTGACCTCCTGCACCTATTCCAGGTACCTAAAATGACATTACATATATGACAACCCCAGGATTGTTACTGCTGAGGGCTTGctgggggaaactgaggcagtgTTCACAAGAATGTGTTCGggtttttccaccttttttttttcagccttggTGTTATTTCCAGgattcccagcccagccctggacacacgCTGCCCTTGAGCGGCGCCTGAAGTGCTTGGCTTGGCCACAGCACAAGTGATGTATGCCAAAAATACTACTGGCAGGAATGACccctgggaaggagagggggTGGAAGGATGCTGGAGGGGGATTGGGCAGTTAGATGAGGCTTGGTGGGGACTTGGAGCACGTGTGGCTTCAGGCAGCATCAACAGAGATGGGGTTGGGGTGCTGCACCCCCAGTGGACTTCTCGAGGTGGGATGAAGTGATTCTTCCAGGGCACTCCATGGTACCCAACACCTCCATTCCTTCCTCCGTCTCCATCCCTGCGTGGCTCATGCCCACTCCAGCCCGGACCACGAGCGGTGTCTTGCTGCCACGAGGGGGCATGGTGGCCACACGCACGACGAGGCCACCCTAAAGGATGCCTCATGTCCTGAAAGGACGCCCCGTGTTCCGCGTTCTTCAGGGACTCGCCGCTGGCCTTCAGTTTGTTGTTCCCCCCTGCCTGGCACCCGGCGGGGCTGCACCCTGCTCCCCCTACCCAGTAACACAGCCTGCCTGCCTCTTTCATGTCTCCTGTTGAATGACAGCCGCGTCCTTGGTCCTGGCAGTTTGTCTGGCTGGCAGGGACAGGCTCGTGTCTCCTATGATCAGCTGTGTCTCCAAGGTTTGTCCCTGGCCCCCATCCTGACCACATTCCAGCCAGTGCAGAGGAGCAGGTGACAGCAGGAATGAGCCTGACTCCACTTTATGTTACATTTACGCTCTTCTGTAGCTTCCACCCTTACTGTGATAGATGTTCCCTGCCTTCTCCATTCCATCTTTTCCATGGGACTGCCCCAACACAGGGTCCTGTTTGCTGCCACACTCTGAGGTTCGCTCCAGCTTCATAATACATGGGCATGCcccccactgccacccccaCGCTCAGGTGAGGCATTGCCTGTGGTCCTGGCCTCATGGTTGCCATTAAGCCCCACCACCTTGTGTGGGAAGCACAATTCCCATCACTGACAGTATAACCTCTCTTCTCTTCCCAAGTCAGAACCATCTCAAGCACTTCTTGCAAATACTGGTGCACCCTGGCCACCTTCCAGAAGCACTGTGATCATctaccccctcccccccccccccccccccgaattcctcctcctgcctcagctGGAGGACACCTACTCCACTTCCTGGTCTCAACCCTCTTAAGCAACATCAGGCTGACAACATGCTCCATTCTGCAACCATCTTCCCCAGCAGGATGGAGGCGTGGGATGGGAACCAGGTCACAGCTGCTGTGACCTACTGCCCTCTTCCCtaggagcagagggagcaggatgTCACCTGGAGAGCTGCCCAGTCAGCTTCCCCTGGCATCTGTCCTGTGGCCAAGGGGGAGATTCATTTCCCCTGTCCTCATCACCCCAGTGCTGAGATACAGACTTTGTCATGGGCATGGaagagatgggagatgggaggtTGATGTTGGGCTGGCATAGCAAGCCTGGCATGTGTACCACACATGACCCAGGAGAACAGTAAGTATTAGTGGAGATGGAATCACTTTGGAGTACCACTGTGTCATAGCCACACTGAAGGAGTAAGGTCCCTGCAGCCCAAAATCAGCTCTGGTTGGGTGGGGAACCGTGGCGCAGAAAGCCTGGCTGGCAAAGGCTGTGCAAGCACAGTGACACAAGGTCCTCACCAAGGCAGAAGGTGAAACCTCCCAAAGCCATGAATGTGTCCAGAAACGGAGCTGTCTTTTGTAAATACCTGGGGATCATGGGTGACCTGAAAAAAACAAGTCAGAGGTAGGAATATTCTGAAGATAAAGGGCTTTGGAAAGAGCCAGACCCAGGGTCAGCACTTAGCTGGATGCTCCACACTGCTAGCAAGGCTatcctggggagcagccctggTACTCTGCAaatgagctgctccagccacagcaccCCAGGAGCAAGGAGATCCtgtccagctgctggggagatGTTTGTGCTGTGCCCACCATCCAACTGAGGTGTGTGGAAACCCCCTAAAGATGGAGGATCAAAGCTTTGGTCTCAGGCTGATTCCACCAATATAGCATCAGATGCAGTAGACAAGGGGCACCAGTGATCACCTGTGATTTACAGCTTCAAATATAAGGAAAGACCAAAAAAAGTCCTTTGTCAGTTAAGCTGGAAACAGGGAATGGAAAATGCTggtgaagaagaggaagaaaatcccAGAACAAAGAGTGAAGGTGGCTCCATGGAGGCTGTGCCTGAGGTTGGCTGTGCCATGGGGAAGTGCCTCCAGGCTGGGCTCTTTTAGACTTGGTTTCCCATGCCTTAGGTTTGGGACAGGATCACAGGGATGTTGTTGGGCGCAGAAAAGGTTTCCTGGAGCTCAACCTGACTTAGCTGAATCACAGCCATGCATGAATCTGTGCTCCCCAGAGAAGAATGCCACAGTAAGAGAGTTCCCATTACAGTAGCAAAGTTCAACCAGAATCAAGACAAATGCACAAGTTCAGTAGTAGGACACAAATATTTGGTGCCAGGAGTAATCAATCACTGTCCTCTGCAAGATGCTTTGGGGCAAAATGAGAGTTAATTCCTGGTGGTGCAACAGCCTTTGTCACCCCTGAACTGTCTCCAGCCCCAGATGCCAATGGGCTCCACACCTTCACCATGAAAGATGAACCCCTGTCCATTCAAGGGCTCTTTGAGGACATTGTGTGGGAGACAAGGAGCCCCCTGAGCTTTAGTGCAGTATCCCCTATCCCATGTGTTTGACAGGCCAGGTTGGGTACCCAGCCCTCAAGTGACATTGAAGGAGGCTTCAGCCCCATGGTCCCCTCTCCTGAGACAACTGCTCCCAGGGAAAGACTGTACCTCATGGTATGTGTGAGGAAGCAAGAGCTGGCACAAATATCCATCAGCACTGAACAGGCAAAAGTGGCCTGTAAGGTGCTTGTCTGGGTGGTGTTTCCTGAGGAGATAATAGCCCTGGAAGAAGGATTTGCTGTTTTGAAGAAGATTAAGTacctgtggcagca of the Cinclus cinclus chromosome 11, bCinCin1.1, whole genome shotgun sequence genome contains:
- the FHOD1 gene encoding FH1/FH2 domain-containing protein 1 isoform X2; translation: MAVVEAAEATVPCRVQYLEDADPFAFGSFPEPRRAPVYALEEALALGAQLPALHRLVGCPLPLEDCTLQVSPSGHYLDLDLSLLEQKDDLEGFYEEVRKGRRPTLILRTQLSVRVHAIIEKLYNSQGPELRRSLFSLKQLFQEDKDLVPEFVNLEGLTCLIKVGAEADQNYQNYILRALSQIMLFMDGMQGVINHNETVQWLYTLSGSPFRLVVKTALKLLLVFVEYTEPNALLLIRAVNAVDQAKGACPWSNLMAILEQRNGADTELLVFTMTLINKTLAALPDQDTFYDVTDCLEQQGMEQVVQQYLGSKGTDLDLKQQFTLYESALKLEDDVEEPPLGGRKERRRTDEGRRGWRSQGGSQDPSADAHPLLGSPGTPKEPPAEDVLPIPAPNSPAESCPTSIYNSTSSVRLALASPPAEKEQPPGPGERSVYKARFLENLAAAQKEKISSMAKGRLDVLSDTTLEHPTALAWERDHGTSDSGMEPPNIRSHLARSDITDSCSTISSDTKFMLDMLYAKGSSESGREKMFHEIPLSSQIQGETEMDTQGSSSQEQESARHCGRAPDGPVASAHAKLVRAMSSIDDETHTQKLENTGMMPIKKDTELTWERLETIPVQLKIKDLDFTDLGEEEDFDILDTGPVTNGSFLPPGIEAMSAGTFMAPPPPPALPGCSPPPPPALPDCPPLPPPPPALPGCPPPPPPPPAVPICPPPPGLPSPSTTDGPSQAKKKRTVKLFWKELKQLDGTVGPGRFGQGTLWASLQNVEVNAAKLEHLFESRSKEAPTSKKAIDGKKVVVVLDPKRSNAINIGLTVLPPIHIIKTAVLNFDEFAVSKEGIEKILTMVPTEEEKQKIQEAQLANPDVPLGSAEQFLLSLSSISDLTARLQLWAFKLDYECLEQEIAEPLFDLKLGMEQLARNHTFKCILATLLAMGNFLNGSQSRGFELGYLEKVSEVKDTVHRQSLLYHLCQMVVEKFPETTDLYSEIASITRSAKVDFEELANSLVQLERRCRASWHNLKVIAKHETKPVLKTKLTEFLKDSTQRIIVLKVVHRRVLNRFHSFLLYLGYPASAARDMKVTSICKLLREFALEYRTCRERVLQQQKKRAAHRERSKTRGRLITETEKFSGIAEAVLPPAVVSSSPKEQMEAGHESMKIVLTSPTDIPARRSRASQGTGHGTPTQSSPAQEDVPSSPDDASDEIMDQLVKSVTHNANPRPCPNKERRRSRVNRKSLRRTLKSGLSDDLVQALGLGRAPGMEV
- the FHOD1 gene encoding FH1/FH2 domain-containing protein 1 isoform X1, whose translation is MAVVEAAEATVPCRVQYLEDADPFAFGSFPEPRRAPVYALEEALALGAQLPALHRLVGCPLPLEDCTLQVSPSGHYLDLDLSLLEQKDDLEGFYEEVRKGRRPTLILRTQLSVRVHAIIEKLYNSQGPELRRSLFSLKQLFQEDKDLVPEFVNLEGLTCLIKVGAEADQNYQNYILRALSQIMLFMDGMQGVINHNETVQWLYTLSGSPFRLVVKTALKLLLVFVEYTEPNALLLIRAVNAVDQAKGACPWSNLMAILEQRNGADTELLVFTMTLINKTLAALPDQDTFYDVTDCLEQQGMEQVVQQYLGSKGTDLDLKQQFTLYESALKLEDDVEEPPLGGRKERRRTDEGRRGWRSQGGSQDPSADAHPLLGSPGTPKEPPAEDVLPIPAPNSPAESCPTSIYNSTSSVRLALASPPAEKEQPPGPGERSVYKARFLENLAAAQKEKISSMAKGRLDVLSDTTLEHPTALAWERDHGTSDSGMEPPNIRSHLARSDITDSCSTISSDTKFMLDMLYAKGSSESGREKMFHEIPLSSQIQGETEMDTQGSSSQEQESARHCGRAPDGPVASAHAKLVRAMSSIDDETHTQKLENTGMMPIKKDTELTWERLETIPVQLKIKDLDFTDLGEEEDFDILDTGPVTNGSFLPPGIEAMSAGTFMAPPPPPALPGCSPPPPPALPDCPPLPPPPPALPGCPPPPPPPPAVPICPPPPGLPSPSTTDGPSQAKKKRTVKLFWKELKQLDGTVGPGRFGQGTLWASLQNVEVNAAKLEHLFESRSKEAPTSKKAIDGKKVVVVLDPKRSNAINIGLTVLPPIHIIKTAVLNFDEFAVSKEGIEKILTMVPTEEEKQKIQEAQLANPDVPLGSAEQFLLSLSSISDLTARLQLWAFKLDYECLEQEIAEPLFDLKLGMEQLARNHTFKCILATLLAMGNFLNGSQSRGFELGYLEKVSEVKDTVHRQSLLYHLCQMVVEKFPETTDLYSEIASITRSAKVDFEELANSLVQLERRCRASWHNLKVIAKHETKPVLKTKLTEFLKDSTQRIIVLKVVHRRVLNRFHSFLLYLGYPASAARDMKVTSICKLLREFALEYRTCRERVLQQQKKRAAHRERSKTRGRLITETEKFSGIAEAVLPPAVVSSSPKEQMEAGHESMKIVLTSPTDIPARRSRASQGTGHGTPTQSSPAQEDVPSSPDDASDEIMDQLVKSVTHNANPRPCPNKERRRSRVNRKSCKSHPYVLVPCSISVPMLCSSTLSHLRVPIPCLCLCSDAFSHLCVPVPLPFPISLSLLACPVQSLFQGSAQSPYSLSSLSLLLSSVPSPFLCTLSVCLVPSPCLWDQSPCLVLCVLAPMPCLASSPWATHDLTC